A single Sphingobium sp. JS3065 DNA region contains:
- a CDS encoding metallophosphoesterase, translating to MGALLLLFAMMGGVILRLVGNARAMPVVRHLEIALPFPKDAHRQPITLALMTDTHVGPENSPERMARIVDQVNALKPDLVVLGGDYIADAKGGGAYGPAASIAPFARLRARLGVVAVLGNHDSPSHSRIDRRQWHDLFAAIGIRLLDNQAVRRGPLALGGLRDIYTGRPDIPGTLEQMQALGGVRVVLSHGPDVFPQLPDQPMLALVGHTHCGQVAFPFLGIVNVPSRYGTRYACGIYREGARTMVVSGGVGTSRLPIRMLAPPDLWLITIHPQ from the coding sequence GTCGGCAACGCCCGGGCGATGCCGGTCGTCCGTCATCTGGAGATCGCCCTGCCCTTTCCGAAGGACGCGCATCGTCAGCCGATAACGCTCGCGCTCATGACCGATACGCATGTGGGGCCTGAAAACAGTCCCGAGCGCATGGCGCGCATCGTGGATCAGGTGAATGCGCTCAAGCCCGATCTCGTCGTGCTTGGTGGTGATTATATAGCGGACGCGAAGGGCGGCGGCGCCTATGGGCCCGCTGCAAGCATCGCGCCATTTGCCCGTTTGCGGGCAAGGCTGGGGGTGGTGGCGGTATTGGGCAATCACGACAGCCCGAGCCATTCGCGCATTGACCGGCGTCAATGGCATGACCTGTTCGCCGCGATCGGCATCCGTCTGCTTGACAATCAGGCCGTGCGCCGCGGTCCGCTCGCACTAGGAGGGCTGCGCGATATTTATACCGGCAGACCGGATATCCCCGGCACGCTCGAGCAGATGCAGGCCCTGGGCGGGGTTCGCGTCGTTTTGTCGCACGGGCCAGATGTTTTTCCCCAGCTGCCGGATCAGCCCATGCTTGCCCTGGTTGGACACACGCATTGCGGGCAGGTCGCCTTCCCATTCCTCGGCATCGTCAACGTGCCGTCCCGGTACGGTACGCGCTATGCCTGCGGCATCTATCGTGAGGGCGCCCGGACCATGGTGGTGTCGGGCGGGGTTGGCACCAGCCGTTTGCCCATCAGGATGCTGGCGCCGCCGGACCTTTGGCTGATCACCATTCATCCGCAGTGA